The proteins below are encoded in one region of Flavobacterium nackdongense:
- a CDS encoding Gfo/Idh/MocA family protein, whose amino-acid sequence MTNINRRQFIKNTGLLSGGVLLATSPWLAAFAEQKETIGERARIGVIGPGSRGQHLMSFLVQNPKVEIVALCDTFQLSIDEALKMAPKAKVYADYKKLLEDKNIDAVVITTPLHIHYQMVLDAFDAGKHVFCEKSIAYSMEETHTIYQQYKSSNKVFFVGQQRLFDPKYIRAMELVHTGEIGEIGGIRNFWHRNNDWRREIPANASDKQINWRLYSDCSKGIMTELACHQLQIGTWAMREIPNKVMGHGAITFWKEKREVYDNASCIYMFENGVKMNFDSVLSNKFYGLEEQILGSKGTIEPEKYKYYYEEISPAPAFLQLINDTENALFGSLPFAGTSWVPETANTNEGHYLMDTKSVGDGTSLMLEAFAESVITNKQPPLIAEEGYYATQLSLLGHEAMVKEQMLLFPDQFKIDYLNHKSV is encoded by the coding sequence ATGACAAACATAAATCGAAGACAATTTATAAAAAATACCGGGCTACTGAGCGGAGGCGTTTTACTGGCAACGAGTCCCTGGTTAGCCGCCTTTGCGGAGCAAAAAGAGACCATAGGAGAGCGGGCACGAATTGGAGTTATCGGTCCCGGTTCGAGAGGGCAACATTTGATGAGTTTTTTGGTTCAAAATCCCAAAGTCGAAATCGTAGCCCTTTGCGACACCTTTCAACTCTCGATCGACGAAGCCTTGAAAATGGCACCAAAAGCCAAAGTATATGCCGATTATAAAAAACTATTAGAAGATAAAAACATTGATGCCGTAGTGATTACCACCCCATTACACATCCATTATCAGATGGTTTTGGATGCTTTTGATGCCGGTAAACACGTGTTTTGCGAAAAATCCATAGCGTATTCTATGGAGGAAACGCATACCATTTATCAGCAATACAAATCCTCCAACAAAGTCTTTTTTGTGGGACAACAACGCCTTTTCGATCCGAAGTACATTCGGGCTATGGAGTTGGTGCATACGGGTGAAATAGGTGAAATAGGCGGAATCCGTAATTTTTGGCATCGCAATAATGATTGGCGTCGAGAAATACCCGCAAATGCAAGCGATAAACAAATCAATTGGCGTTTGTATAGTGACTGTTCCAAAGGAATAATGACCGAATTGGCCTGTCATCAATTGCAAATTGGAACTTGGGCTATGCGCGAAATTCCAAATAAAGTAATGGGTCACGGTGCGATCACTTTTTGGAAAGAAAAAAGAGAAGTGTACGACAATGCTAGTTGCATATATATGTTTGAAAACGGAGTAAAAATGAATTTCGACTCGGTGCTTTCGAATAAATTTTACGGTTTAGAAGAACAAATTCTAGGTTCTAAGGGCACCATTGAACCCGAAAAATACAAGTATTATTACGAAGAAATCTCGCCTGCTCCCGCTTTTTTACAATTGATAAATGATACCGAAAATGCCCTTTTTGGAAGTTTACCTTTTGCCGGTACCAGCTGGGTTCCTGAAACAGCAAATACTAATGAAGGTCATTATTTAATGGACACAAAAAGTGTTGGAGATGGCACCTCTTTAATGCTGGAGGCGTTTGCAGAATCTGTAATCACAAATAAACAACCTCCGCTGATTGCGGAAGAAGGTTACTATGCCACCCAACTGAGTTTACTCGGTCACGAAGCA